The genomic region atgagtcacaccaagtggaaattcggaaacttattctactttccaacataaatatgctacaagaaaaattggatgtcatagaagacgctatactgttagctaaaaacggtattccgagcagtaagctactatcccttgaggatctgacatcaatagaacagtttcttgagaagaataacattaaatacaacacaccggaagaattgctaaggcaatcaactgcccaagtagcagtaaatgaatctcatatactatacatgctaaagttccccaaactatcttcaaaaatctacgagcacgaatacattgactcgataatacaacacgatgcacgtataatcgtcacacaaaactttatattacaaaatcaaacccacgtatattccatgacagagaagtgccaacaacaagaagatgtttatatatgtccgcaaattggcatacaacaacccacaacatgcattcaacaaattgtgagaagagaagattcacaatgtgactacgaaaagatttatagtcgaggcttcataaaaagaatcaaagacgacacaatactaatcaacgacgcaatagcagaaatcgcatcaaactgcagcaaaatgaaccaagtactgaacggttcctacgtcatacaattcgaaaattgtaacattatcattaatggagaaatttattcaaacgacgaagtcaccattcctggtaaaccattcaaatcaacagcaggaatcaacatcgataagggtgaaatcgaacataaaccgcctctccaactcgtacaaaaactcaccatagaacatagagaaaaactaaaaagtattaacttgcagaatgattctctaagatggaaaattaatgtattcggaggaacttttgcattcatatgcctatgcgcatttataatctgtttattcttccacttcaagagaacgacgataacagtaaacatgactcaagcgaaacgaccagaaacgttcgttagcagaccaacttcattccacgcagcaacgagactttgagggcaaagtcatttaagaggggaggagttaagacgacagcgcagtaaggagttaagacgacagcgtaacacgagaaacgccacgcagcagaacgcgccaccgataaacaaacaaaccacaaagcagcgcgcacaacataatttgcaacgcagcattattcagcacgcagcataattcaacacggaccagcgcaccagcatccatccaaacagttcagttgatactcagacgctaatccgaacggttattaactccgccggtcgatggaaataaagttaagttttttttaaaaacacttctcccggacaccgtgcgttaactaaAGTATATCGCTATTAGAAAGACGGTTGACGCATaataaattgcttgaataaataggaaagaaagaggcaaggagtaaaaatataattctctacaagacaagaaaaggaaatcacGTTGGAAGAGGGATAATCGCTATTTTATGTGTCAGTTGGAACTGAGTGGGTGACCTGGGTTAATGggggggaaagagagagagatagatagagaAGAATTCCCTAAAGTGGTGAAGGaagatatttgctttttggatgTCGGTGGATAACGAAAGGgtggtttgtattaaaaaaaatagaaaggaagtgagagcaaaagagagagagagagagagtagagtagagaaagagaggaagaagaggaggtgGCCTCTTCTTTGCCCGAACTGTTCCGTAGCAACGAGCTCAGAGGTGATGAGTCTCGGCGACAGGCTATGTCGTCGGATGAAGATGCCGCCGTCACCTCTGCTACAACATCCGGCCGCTAGCTGCGCAACAACATTCTCCATCAGAGTGGTGAGCcagtcaccgtacagcgccAACATCAGCGACGTCCACTGGATGGCAAAGAGCGGAACAAAGGGTCCGAGCGTTAATGCCCGTTATAAGGGCCAAACCCCACCCTCCACTATGCCTCGCGGCGCTTTGTGGAGGGGATGCGGGCTGCGCACGTCGTGGGGTTTAGTCGGTAAAAATCCGGCATGCGGCTTCGATGGAGAAGCCGTATCTAAGAAGATTCCCCAcgacgtaaaagaaaaaaaagccagttatccctgtggtaacttttctgacacctcttgctaaaaactcgttataaccaaaaggatcgtaaggccaagctttcgctgtcccggagtgtactgaacgccgagatcaagtcagcttttgtccttatgctcagcgtgtggtttctgtccacactgagctgacctttggacacctccgttatcgttttggagatgtaccgccccagtcaaactccgcacctggcactgtccatgacgtggaccgataggtttgcccagatgtcttcgagccgggcggtggccggacccgggcgcgagagtgcgggcggcgcaaacgagcgtgcgcagcgccggccacgcgcccaccgacgtacgcgtgcttgacccttgcgggccacggctcacggtcggcggggcgcgatggcacggcgcgcgtcgctgctacgacaccacggcacggctcccgggaggcgcctcccagcgacatggctggacgctgagcgagaaacacggcgcattgggcagctgcaggctgaccgcccgtcacgctcccggcgggggagtgagtgactgcaacggcccggacctgaggcccgcgcttgttccaccgatcatgtaagtaaggcaacagtaagagtggtggtatctcagaggcgggtccgcacgagacgggccctcccacgtatgctgcacctcctatatcgccttacaatgccagactagagtcaagctcaacagggtcttctttccccgctagtgcttccaagcccgttcccttgactgtggtttcgctagatagtagatagggacagagggaatctcgttaatccattcatgcgcgtcactaattagatgacgaggcatttggttacccttttttttttttttttttttttttttgtttacggggagggaaccttcaaaaggtacaccgtcacgggggcatgtcacggcatgacagtgctccccgatctgggttatgtgggattcaccgtgacaccaggcccgagaagcggacttggcaaccggtgggacctcactataccactcctcgacctgatccgacccctgccgatgcgctgaagtgcgaagtactccatgtagggacgtgtgtgctgtgcacccttgctgttgttgttgtcctagttgtctgtgctgctgctgctgcttcgcgtcttccttctgccagtgctgctccaatccgctcgtccgttgccgtaactaccgggcgggtttttgctcaagcaaaggccctggttactcgtcgctgccgctgctgcatccaaatttggtgtcctatgttgtggaaaagaggaagttattagtgcccagcttgctctctcgtccgctgtcgatgttgtcgccgtcgtcttgccgttggcggactctcctcattccacctcagttgaagtgttttgaagatcgtccgagcggcagttcgaaccgcctcccatgtactgctgcttgcacacatttccgccgctagattgttcatcgtgaggcgggtgtggcactgctgttgcatctcctgctgtgcccgagcgaaccgtggacagtgaaacatgacatgctcgacatcctccacggtgttttcacacaccgggcagtttggcgagccgtccaggatgcctttgtcgacgaagtagctccggagaaatccatgacctgtaaatagttgggaaacgtaaaagtcaacttctccgtgcttgcgattcacccaggacataatgtctgggatcattctcctcgtcttcaaacccggcgctctctgttgttctgctccagctgtccactgttgctgccagcgtctcagcgtctcctcacgctgccgttctcgtattcccggtgctggaccgccccgcgctgccttctcgtcgtggcagcgtatgtcctcctctaggagaagaactaacgggatggtactagcaaccacacaggcggcgtcgtatgaggtcgtctgaaaggcgctggcaactcgaagcacccctgtccgatgcgttctctggatcgtggtgcgatggatctccttttgaagaagtgaccgtccccacgccggtgccgtatagcgtacgatgctgttccccacgttgaccagcggtctccttctgctgctcttcggtccacatttgttcggcatcaaggcggtcagggcattcgttattcgagatgccttggtgcacaccttctccagatgccggccgtggtgctgtttgcggcagagttcgacccctaggtacttgagcgattcctccgagttaatcgtgtgcccacccgcagtcagttggcctatctgcgggttgtgatgggtgcagaagatcatgtagccggtcttttggtgggccagctgcagaccaactccgctcatccagcgctcgatcgtctcaaggttcctcgtagcatggtcgctgacttcctgcgtatctctaccgatgagggtgaaggccacgtcgtcagcaaatccgatgatgtccgcccgcttcccggacaactccacacggagaagatcgtcgtacatgacgttccagagtgttggtcctaaaaccgaaccctgcggaacaccagccgacactggttgcgaaaccagcccttcatccgtctcgtagtggagtgtgcgattgacgaagtagttccgcagcatcgcctgaaggtacggtggcgtgtttcttctctgcagagcttctccaatcgctgtccagttggccatgttgaaggcgttcttcacgtcgattgtcaccatcgcacacaGTCGGTCGCCTTTGCGCTTCTTGTCCAGCGCAACTCTTCCGTTGGCGAGCACCCTGTTGATGGCGTCCATAGTGGAGCGTCCTTTCCGGAATCCATACTGAGCATCAGCCAGTCCTCCCGTGGCATCGAGATGATCCGTGAGCCTGCGCTGTATGAGTCGCTCAAGCACTTTACCAAGGACGCTCAGCAGACAGATTGgccggtacgacgacgactccccgggtggtttccctgccttggagaacagcaccaatcgttgccttttccattcctccgggaagtggccgcagttaatgtagtgctggaacgttctcctgaagacgccgggaaaagccttcatcgctgttatcagggccacgtttgggatgttatcatcaccgggggcgcgctgtgggttgagcgattttggaatgctcaccaactcgtcctcagtaactggatcccgctccgagtcctgatccgtccattctgccaatgttggccactccataggtgGCCGCTCTGGAAAGAGCTCCCCGACGATGTGGCGCAGTTTAGTGGGATCCCGTTCCATAGGCACGCGAGCTCCTTCCCATTGCTGCTTCTTGATTTTGTAGCCGGGCCCGAATCCGTGAGGCCCCAGCTGTTCGGGCAACTCGTCGCTGCTGGCCTTCTTGCTGGCCTtgaccgctcgatccagtgctgCCCTCGCTGCAGTATAAGCCGGCCGCCTTTCGTCTCGTTGTtcgtccgttcgggctctccgtAGTCTTCTGCGCATTCCGATGTAGGTCCgtcgtaactgggcaatctcgtcattCCACCAGTACACTGATCGTCTTCCCCCTCTGGCTGCCGGCAGTCGCGGCATTGTGGCGTCGCACGCTGTGGACATTgcttgcgtcagctcatctgcCATTAGAGTACggtcatggatgtctaacgaccccatgatctcgacgaacaggtcctcgttgaagaaccgagttgcccatctgccctccgttgcctgttgctgtcctcgaccagtgcttgtctgtgccgtcgtcctcccaaccgtaaacttgatggtgttatggtcgctcggattttcgtcgcagacTCGCCAGTTGTTGTCGCCCACGAGAGACCTGCTACAAAAGGTTACGTCGACAATGGAGCTGCGGCCACTGTGGCTGACCCATGTTGGCCGGTTACCCCGGTTCAACAGGACCAGTTCGAGCGAAGCCGCTGCGTCCATCACGATTGCTCCCCTGTGCACCCGCTCTCCATCGTTGCTCCTACGCTCCATTCCCCACGCTCCTGACCAGGCGTTGACGTCTCCGCCGATCACGGTGTCCCGGTTGCGTGGAATCACAGACGCTATTTCAGTCCACTTACGTCTGTAGTCTTCTATCGTCGCATTGGGACCCACAGGAGGTAGATATACAGAGCAGAACACAATGCCGCGCATCTCCACCACGACGAAGCTGTCCCGCCGGTTCTCGATGATGCGCTGGATGGGGTATCTTCCTGTTGAAACCGCTGCGACTCTGCCCGtcgggtccaccacccagttgctATTGTTCTCTGGGATCCGGTATGGATCTGAGAGCAGCAAGAGGTCGTGGCCCTCCGTTCGggccgtctgcagcagcatgtccTGGGCCAGCTGGCTGTGGTTCAGGTTCTGTTGGAGGACCTTAGGCGCGCCGGTTGGGCCGTGAAGGTACTACGTCTCCTACTTGGCGGCACTGGCGCTGTCCAAACGAGTGCCCGATTGCTTCCGGGCCCTTGCAGACTAGGCACTTCCGCTCCTTAACACACTGtcccgtgtgttttggttctgcGCAGCGATGGCATTTGCTCGACCGGTCCTTTCCACGGCAGTGGGACGCAATGTGGCCGTACTCGTAGCAGCGGTAGCACTGGCGCTTCGCCTCCACCTTCTTCAGCCGACAGCACCGACTGAACCCGATGACGTGCTGATTTTGCAGAACCGCATCTGTAAccgccgcttccggacagccgAAGAACGCTACTAGCGTTCCGTAGCTGGAATTGGCGGTGCTGATCTATTCCGCGTACAGCGTCACTCCCAGGGCGGCGCTCAGGTCCGTGGCGATCTCCTCGTTTGAGCAGCTTGGGGGGATGTTGGTGCAGATCAGCCTGGTGGTGGGGGTCCTTGGTCGGACTTTTGCCTTGTCCTCCAGCGCAGCCGATACCCTCTTCCACATTTCCAGGGTTTCCGCGTGGTCTGTGCAGGAGAGTTCCAGAAGAATATTCCCCTGGAAGTTCGTCCTCGTGCGCACGACCTTCTGCCGGTCATCCCCGAGCTTTTCCTGCagaatacgcatgatgtccttctgggtggtggagtTGATGGTTTCCACCTCCAGCGCGTCCGGCTGCCTACTGCTGCGTTTTGGTGACTGTTGCTCcctcggtggctgctgctgctccggctgcGGCTTTTGTAACTGAGCTGCTGCAATGACCGCGGCCTCCTGCTTGCGTTGCTGCTTCCGAGCCCGTCGCTTCGCCTGCTTGCTCATGACCTTTGTCCATTCGGCCTCGGGTTCGTGAGACTTGTCCTTGATCTGGGTTTGtccgtttgcgtttttgttgtcctttttcctttccgtgtcGGTCCCGTTTTTCTGGGGTGAGGTCttggtgttctttttcttatttttcttgctgcgtttAGTTTCCAGTCCGGTTTTTGCAGATGTTGTGGCGTCGTCTGTCGTCTGAGGGATGTCCGTTGTGGTTGGAGGGATGTCTggtgtttgttcttgttcgcTAGCCAAGTCGGTCGTTGTGCCTATGTCatgtggttgttgtcctgttgctattgcttttgccaattttgttAGGCTGTCCATTTTCCTCAAGAGTTCCGTATTAGCCTCACTGATTATCTCCGCCATGTGCAGAGTGAGTGCAAGCTCGTTCATCGAGATTCCCGGGGGCAGCGGAACCGCTGGAGGTGGAATGGGCGGCATGGCCTCCATGTTTGGGGGCTCGGCCACCACCTCCTTATCTCACTCGGCTCCCCGCTCCTCGGGTCCCCCGACAAGGTCTAGCTCGCTCTCCTCCACACATGTCAGAGGCTCGGCTGGGTCAGTCGATGTCgaagtgttttttgtcgtggtcattgttttgttatcgtCGATTACCTCGGCCAGTACTACGAGGACGGACCTGATGGCGGCCTCCCAGTCCCTCGGCAGCGCAGAGAAGCCCCTAGTTTTCTGGCCGTCGCGTATAGTACGCACGAAACCAGTCAACATAGCACTTGCCCGCTCCACCGGATTGACCCGTCGGCCGCCAGCAGGGTATCGCTCGAGGAAAGTCTCTATCGTTTGTCCAGTCGGTGTTTTGTCGGTTGCGTCTGTGTCCACCTCGATAACCGGCTGCAATGTCGACCGGCGTACCATGCTCACCCCAACTAGGGTTCTTCTCGCAGATGCAGAAGTTCCAGCTGTCGTGGGGGCAGTCCCGGTCGGCATTGAGCCTCGCGTCATCCGTCGGGTGTACAGGGTTTCCTGTCTGGTGGTTATCGGGAGTGGTGATACACCTCCATTCGTCGAGTGTCGTCGGGTGGCTATGCGGCGTGGTGCCGACAGCCGACCCGGGGATGCCGTTAGTCTTGTCTTGGAGGCGCTTCTGGTGATAGTCGGCATgatgggagaaaaagaaaaaggagagagagagagagagaacgaaaagaaagaaaaggaatttcctaccggacgagaaagagagagatcgcagactggaaagaaagaaggtcacaaaaagaaagagaaaattgctaaaaagagggaaaaaagcagaagaaaaggaagaaagaacgctaaaaagaaagaagtcgctaaaagaaagaaaatcaaagacaagaaggaagcaaacgctaagaagaaagaaaactgctaaagagaaagaaatcgcagatgagatgaatgcagagcactgaaaagaaaggaaaaaaatcgctaaaccggaagaaaatcgtatgcaagaaaaaaaatcgcagaaacagaaaattgctgaaagaaggaaaatcgctgTTTGATGCCAGTTGAAGCTGAATAAATGGCCCGAATTATTCGGAGAACAAGTGAgagtaagaaaaaagaagagagagaaagagagagaataattccctacacgacacgaaatggagaagattgccgaaaaggaaaggaaatcgcttgaatgaaatttaaatgtagacaagaagggagaaaattgccgaagagatagaaaagatcgctggaaatcaaaaaaatcgcacgaaagaaagaacaaaagtaaaaggctgaaaatgatggagaaatctttaacagaaggaaaatcgcaggcaagaaggaataaaatcgctgaaaagaaaagaaattcgctaagagagggaaaattgctatttatatgtcggttaatgcagaaaaattgccTGTTTAACTGAATGAGAATAAGAAAGCattgattttcccaccacaagaaggagtaaaaattcgaaaaaggggaaaggaaaatcgcgaAAGAAAGTATATCGCTATTAGAAAGACGGTTGACGCATaataaattgcttgaataaataggaaagaaagaggcaaggagtaaaaatataattctttacaagacaagaaaaggaaatcacGTTGGAAGAGGGATAATCGCTATTTTATGTGTCAGTTGGAACTGAGTGGGTGACCTGGGTTAATGggggggaaagagagagagatagagagagaagaattccctaaagtggtgaaggaagatatttgctttttggatgTCGGTGGATAACGAAAGGgtggtttgtattaaaaaaaatagaaaggaagtgagagcaaaagagagagagagagagagtagagtagagaaagagaggaagaagaggaggtgGCCTCTTCTTTGCCCGAACTGTTCCGTAGCAACGAGCTCAGAGGTGATGAGTCTCGGCGACAGGCTATGTCGTCGGATGAAGATGCCGCCGTCACCTCTGCTACAACATCCGGCCGCTAGCTGCGCAACAACATTCTCCATCAGAGTGGTGAGCcagtcaccgtacagcgccAACATCAGCGACGTCCACTGGATGGCAAAGAGCGGAACAAAGGGTCCGAGCGTTAATGCCCGTTATAAGGGCCAAACCCCACCCTCCACTATGCCTCGCGGCGCTTTGTGGAGGGGATGCGGGCTGCGCACGTCGTGGGGTTTAGTCGGTAAAAATCCGGCATGCGGCTTCGATGGAGAAGCCGTATCTAAGAAGATTCCCCAcgacgtaaaagaaaaaaaagccagttatccctgtggtaacttttctgacacctcttgctaaaaactcgttataaccaaaaggatcgtaaggccaagctttcgctgtcccggagtgtactgaacgccgagatcaagtcagcttttgtccttatgctcagcgtgtggtttctgtccacactgagctgacctttggacacctccgttatcgttttggagatgtaccgccccagtcaaactccgcacctggcactgtccatgacgtggaccgataggtttgcccagatgtcttcgagccgggcggtggccggacccgggcgcgagagtgcgggcggcgcaaacgagcgtgcgcagcgccggccacgcgcccaccgacgtacgcgtgcttgacccttgcgggccacggttcacggtcggcggggcgcgatggcacggcgcgcgtcgctgctacgacaccacggcacggctcccgggaggcgcctcccagcgacatggctggacgctgagcgagaaacacggcgcattgggcagctgcatgctggccgcccgtcacgctcccggcgggggagtgagtgactgcaacggcccggacctgaggcccgcgcttgttccaccgatcatgtaagtaaggcaacagtaagagtggtggtatctcagaggcgggtccgcacgagacgggccctcccacgtatgctgcacctcctatatcgccttacaatgccagactagagtcaagctcaacagggtcttctttccccgctagtgcttccaagcccgttcccttgactgtggtttcgctagatagtagatagggacagagggaatctcgttaatccattcatgcgcgtcactaattagatgacgaggcatttggttaccctttttttttttttttttttttttttgtttacggggagggaaccttcaaaaggtacaccgtcacgggggcatgtcacggcatgacagtgctccccgatctgggttatgtgggattcaccgtgacaccaggcccgagaagcggacttggcaaccggtgggacctcactaaaccactcctcgacctgatccgacccctgccgatgcgctgaagtgcgaagtactccatgtagggacgtgtgtgctgtgcacccttgctgttgttgttgtcctagttgtctgtgctgctgctgctgcttcgcgtcttccttctgctagtgctgctccaatccgctcgtccgttgccgtaactaccgggcgggtttttgctcaagcaaaggccctggttactcgtcgctgccgctgctgcatccaaatttggtgtcctatgttgtggaaaagaggaagttattagtgcccagcttgctctctcgtccgctgtcgatgttgtcgccgtcgtcttgccgttggcggactctcctcattccacctcagttgaagtgttttgaagatcgtccgagcggcagttcgaaccgcctcccatgtactgctgcttgcacacatttccgccgctagattgttcatcgtgaggcgggtgtggcactgctgttgcatctcctgctgtgcccgagcgaaccgtggacagtgaaacatgacatgctcgacatcctccacggtgttttcacacaccgggcagtttggcgagccgtccaggatgcctttgtcgacgaagtagctccggagaaatccatgacctgtaaatagttgggaaacgtaaaagtcaacttctccgtgcttgcgattcacccaggacataatgtctgggatcattctcctcgtcttcaaacccggcgctctctgttgttctgctccagctgtccactgttgctgccagcgtctcagcgtctcctcacgctgccgttctcgtattcccggtgctggaccgccccgcgctgccttctcgtcgtggcagcgtatgtcctcctctaggagaagaactaacgggatggtactagcaaccacacaggcggcgtcgtatgaggtcgtctgaaaggcgctggcaactcgaagcacccctgtccgatgcgttctctggatcgtggtgcgatggatctccttttgaagaagtgaccgtccccacgccggtgccgtatagcgtacgatgctgttccccacgttgaccagcggtctccttctgctgctcttcggtccacatttgttcggcatcaaggcggtcagggcattcgttattcgagatgccttggtgcacaccttctccagatgccggccgtggtgctgtttgcggcagagttcgacccctaggtacttgagcgattcctccgagttaatcgtgtgcccacccgcagtcagttggcctatctgcgggttgtgatgggtgcagaagatcatgtagccagtcttttggtgggccagctgtagaccaactccgctcatccagcgctcgatcgtctcaaggttcctcgtagcatggtcgctgacttcctgcgtatctctaccgatgagggtgaaggccacgtcgtcagcaaatccgatgatgtccgcccgcttcccggacaactccacacggagaagatcgtcgtacatgacgttccagagtgttggtcctaaaaccgaaccctgcggaacaccagccgacactggttgcgaaaccagcccttcatccgtctcgtagtggagtgtgcgattgacgaagtagttccgcagcatcgcctgaaggtacggtggcgtgtttcttctctgcagagcttctccaatcgctgtccagttggccatgttgaaggcgttcttcacgtcgattgtcaccatcgcacacaGTCGGTCGCCTTTGCGCTTCTTGTCCAGCGCAACTCTTCCGTTGGCGAGCACCCTGTTGATGGCGTCCATAGTGGAGCGTCCTTTCCGGAATCCATACTGAGCATCAGCCAGTCCTCCCGTGGCATCGAGATGATCCGTGAGCCTGCGCTGTATGAGTCGCTCAAGCACTTTACCAAGGACGCTCAGCAGACAGATTGgccggtacgacgacgactccccgggtggtttccctgccttggagaacagcaccaatcgttgccttttccattcctccgggaagtggccgcagttaatgtagtgctggaacgttctcctgaagacgccgggaaaagccttcatcgctgttatcagggccacgtttgggatgttatcatcaccgggggcgcgctgtgggttgagcgattttgcaatgctcaccaactcgtcctcagtaactggatcccgctccgagtcctgatccgtccattctgccaatgttggccactccataggtgGCCGCTCTGGAAAGAGCTCCCCGACGATGTGGCGCAGT from Anopheles stephensi strain Indian unplaced genomic scaffold, UCI_ANSTEP_V1.0 ucontig157, whole genome shotgun sequence harbors:
- the LOC118515478 gene encoding myb-like protein K, producing the protein MEAMPPIPPPAVPLPPGISMNELALTLHMAEIISEANTELLRKMDSLTKLAKAIATGQQPHDIGTTTDLASEQEQTPDIPPTTTDIPQTTDDATTSAKTGLETKRSKKNKKKNTKTSPQKNGTDTERKKDNKNANGQTQIKDKSHEPEAEWTKVMSKQAKRRARKQQRKQEAAVIAAAQLQKPQPEQQQPPREQQSPKRSSRQPDALEVETTRLICTNIPPSCSNEEIATDLSAALGVTLYAE